The Streptomyces seoulensis genome contains a region encoding:
- a CDS encoding ABC transporter ATP-binding protein: MKQRVSLLWRYLRGHRVRASVLGVLVMGNVALTVLNPQWLGRFIDGAQDGRGADALVDIALVFIALTVLNQCLVAAAGYLAEDLSWRATNTLRTDLAEHCLDLDMSFHKEHTPGELIERIDGDVATMGNFFSTFVFHVLANAILAVGIVVVSFFADWRTGLTLLLFALLVLPLVRVAQRRAKPYFTAMRQTNAEISSFLEESVSATEDVRGNGAERYVMARLDGLLDRFRKLMKVEAIAVRASSSVLETSVSLATGAIFALGAYLISHGRMELGQLYVSYFYTSMLSMALFRIAYRADGLQVALAGMDRTAEILGTESRIADTGTTPFPAAPVTVELENVHFSYAAGRTTLDDVSLTIPAGQSLALLGRTGSGKTTVARLLHRAMDADRGAIRFSGVDIRDIPLDELHRHVGVVTQDVHIFRASVRDNLTMFDPDITDEQVWKALDGLAVADWIRQQPEGLDTVLEGGTGALSAGQAQLIALARVFLRDPAVVILDEASSRLDPATEQLTGRATAELMEGRTTLVIAHHLSTIKDLDHVVILQDGRVREAGERAALAADPGSHLSSLLAGSAA; encoded by the coding sequence GTGAAGCAGCGCGTCTCCCTCCTCTGGAGGTACCTGCGGGGCCACCGGGTCCGGGCGTCCGTGCTGGGGGTCCTGGTCATGGGCAACGTCGCCCTGACCGTGCTCAACCCGCAGTGGCTGGGCCGCTTCATCGACGGCGCCCAGGACGGCCGTGGCGCGGACGCCCTGGTCGACATCGCGCTCGTCTTCATCGCCCTGACCGTGCTCAACCAGTGCCTCGTCGCCGCCGCCGGCTACCTCGCCGAGGACCTGAGCTGGCGCGCGACCAACACCCTGCGCACGGACCTCGCCGAGCACTGCCTCGACCTGGACATGTCCTTCCACAAGGAGCACACACCGGGTGAGCTGATCGAGCGCATCGACGGCGACGTGGCCACGATGGGGAACTTCTTCTCCACCTTCGTCTTCCACGTCCTCGCCAACGCGATCCTGGCCGTCGGCATCGTCGTCGTGAGCTTCTTCGCCGACTGGCGCACCGGCCTCACCCTGCTGCTGTTCGCACTGCTCGTGCTGCCGCTGGTCCGCGTCGCCCAGCGCCGCGCCAAGCCGTACTTCACCGCCATGCGGCAGACCAACGCCGAGATCTCCAGCTTCCTGGAGGAGAGCGTCAGCGCCACCGAGGACGTGCGCGGAAACGGCGCCGAACGCTACGTCATGGCCCGCCTCGACGGCCTGCTGGACCGCTTCCGCAAGCTGATGAAGGTCGAGGCCATCGCGGTCCGCGCCTCCTCCAGCGTGCTGGAGACCAGCGTCTCCCTGGCGACCGGCGCCATCTTCGCCCTCGGCGCCTACCTCATCTCGCACGGCCGGATGGAGCTGGGCCAGCTCTACGTGTCGTACTTCTACACCAGCATGCTCTCCATGGCGCTGTTCCGGATCGCCTACCGCGCCGACGGCCTCCAGGTCGCCCTCGCCGGCATGGACCGCACCGCCGAGATCCTCGGCACCGAGAGCCGTATCGCGGACACCGGCACCACGCCGTTCCCCGCCGCGCCGGTCACCGTCGAGCTCGAGAACGTCCACTTCTCGTACGCCGCCGGGCGCACCACGCTCGACGACGTCAGCCTCACCATCCCGGCCGGGCAGTCGCTGGCGCTCCTCGGCCGCACCGGCAGCGGCAAGACCACCGTGGCGCGGCTGCTGCACCGGGCCATGGACGCCGACCGGGGCGCCATCCGCTTCTCCGGCGTCGACATCCGCGACATCCCGCTGGACGAACTGCACCGGCACGTCGGCGTGGTCACCCAGGACGTGCACATCTTCCGGGCCAGCGTCCGCGACAACCTCACCATGTTCGACCCGGACATCACCGACGAGCAGGTCTGGAAGGCGCTCGACGGGCTCGCCGTCGCCGACTGGATCCGGCAGCAGCCCGAGGGCCTGGACACCGTCCTGGAGGGCGGCACCGGCGCCCTGTCCGCCGGTCAGGCCCAGCTCATCGCGCTGGCGCGGGTGTTCCTGCGCGACCCGGCCGTGGTGATCCTGGACGAGGCGTCGTCCCGGCTCGACCCCGCCACGGAACAGCTCACCGGCCGCGCGACGGCCGAACTCATGGAAGGCCGGACCACGCTGGTGATCGCCCACCATCTGTCCACCATCAAAGACCTGGACCACGTGGTGATCCTCCAGGACGGCCGGGTCCGCGAGGCCGGGGAGCGGGCCGCGCTCGCCGCCGACCCCGGCTCCCACCTGTCCTCCCTGCTCGCGGGGAGTGCCGCGTGA
- a CDS encoding MbtH family protein codes for MSDSQDTVTYQVVVNHEEQYSIWPVDDPMPPGWTASGPCGPKAECLAHIEEVWTDMRPLSLRRHMERAESAGER; via the coding sequence ATGAGCGACAGCCAGGACACCGTGACCTACCAGGTCGTCGTCAACCACGAGGAGCAGTACTCGATCTGGCCGGTGGACGACCCGATGCCCCCCGGCTGGACGGCGAGCGGCCCCTGCGGCCCCAAGGCCGAGTGCCTCGCCCACATCGAAGAGGTGTGGACCGACATGCGTCCGCTCAGCCTGCGCCGCCACATGGAGCGGGCCGAGTCGGCGGGCGAGCGGTGA
- a CDS encoding pyridoxal phosphate-dependent aminotransferase — MSSDPAGTPGRNRPARLDAIGQASSIAVNNLVYEMKEAGRDVITLSLGEAFFDLPLPAFAAGTGVDLHHYTHSRGVPRLRERLAAYYRDECRVPVDPERELVVTAGSKMALFMALLAVVGPGDEVLVREPLWVSYPDQIRLAGGVPVAVPHQVPVGELKNHITPRTRAIVVNNPQNPSGNLLTTDEVAELHRLADRYGLTLIADEAYNEFVPLGAEFVSLGVHDPEKRHTVICNSMSKNYGISGWRVGYLIGSGAFLDDVLKLQQHIVTCAPSILCHFLAEHFTGLLAVTRPQIAEVVARRNRVEKTLTAAGIETLAGDSTFYLFADIGRTGADSERFARDLLLDHGVSVVPGSGYGESCAGFVRVSVGAEPEARVSAGVDRLIAAAAPARR; from the coding sequence GTGTCCTCTGACCCCGCCGGGACCCCCGGCCGGAACCGGCCCGCACGGCTCGACGCCATCGGCCAGGCGTCCTCCATCGCCGTCAACAACCTCGTCTACGAGATGAAGGAGGCCGGCCGGGACGTCATCACCCTGTCCCTCGGCGAAGCCTTCTTCGACCTGCCGCTGCCCGCGTTCGCCGCGGGCACCGGCGTCGACCTGCACCACTACACCCACTCACGGGGCGTGCCGCGCCTGCGCGAGCGGCTCGCCGCCTACTACCGGGACGAGTGCCGGGTCCCCGTCGACCCCGAGCGCGAACTCGTCGTCACCGCGGGCTCCAAGATGGCCCTGTTCATGGCGCTGCTCGCGGTCGTCGGCCCCGGCGACGAGGTCCTGGTCCGCGAGCCGCTGTGGGTCAGCTACCCCGACCAGATCCGGCTGGCCGGGGGCGTCCCGGTGGCCGTACCGCACCAGGTGCCGGTCGGCGAGCTGAAGAACCACATCACCCCGCGTACCCGCGCCATCGTCGTCAACAACCCGCAGAACCCGTCGGGAAACCTGCTCACCACCGACGAGGTGGCCGAGCTGCACCGGCTGGCCGACCGCTACGGGCTGACCCTGATCGCGGACGAGGCGTACAACGAATTCGTGCCGCTGGGCGCGGAGTTCGTGTCCCTCGGGGTGCACGACCCGGAGAAGCGGCACACGGTGATCTGCAACTCGATGTCCAAGAACTACGGCATATCGGGCTGGCGGGTCGGCTACCTCATCGGCTCCGGCGCCTTCCTCGACGACGTGCTCAAGCTCCAGCAGCACATCGTCACCTGCGCCCCCTCGATCCTGTGCCACTTCCTCGCCGAGCACTTCACCGGCCTGCTCGCGGTGACCCGCCCGCAGATCGCGGAGGTGGTCGCCCGGCGCAACCGCGTCGAGAAGACGCTCACCGCCGCCGGGATCGAAACCCTCGCCGGGGATTCGACGTTCTATCTGTTCGCCGACATCGGCCGCACCGGCGCCGACAGCGAACGGTTCGCCCGCGACCTGCTGCTGGACCACGGGGTCAGCGTCGTCCCCGGCAGCGGGTACGGCGAATCCTGCGCGGGCTTCGTACGCGTCTCCGTCGGCGCGGAACCGGAGGCGCGCGTGAGTGCCGGGGTCGACCGGCTGATCGCGGCCGCCGCCCCGGCCCGCCGGTGA
- a CDS encoding glutamate-5-semialdehyde dehydrogenase: protein MIDICRAAKEAAAELRVLRTEVKDTALNAMADALETHRDRLIEANAVDVDKARAAGVSATLVDRLTLTDSRIAGMVRAIRVITGLPDPVGLGVGRQERPNGLVIEQVREPLGVVAVIYEARPNVTADVAALCLKSGNAAVLRGSSIAYHSNAAIIEVLREALAGVEGIPDDAVQLIHDVSREAALELLRAKGYIDLLVPRGGPELIRTVEENATVPTVIDGDGNCHTYVDATADPEMATAIVVNAKTSRPSVCNAMETLLVHRDLAEEWLPGALDELKGLGVEVRGCERVRAVWPAAVPAEEKDWGTEYLDLILAVKVVDDLDEAIAHIGRWGTMNADGIVAQDIAVAQRFTRAVSTGSVFVNTSTRYSDGGEFGYGVEIGVSTQKLHSRGPMGLESLTSVKNVVWGNGQVRVL, encoded by the coding sequence GTGATCGACATCTGCCGTGCTGCCAAGGAGGCCGCCGCCGAACTCCGCGTACTGCGGACGGAGGTGAAGGACACCGCCCTGAACGCCATGGCGGACGCCCTGGAGACCCACCGGGACCGGCTGATCGAGGCCAACGCCGTCGATGTGGACAAGGCCCGCGCCGCCGGGGTCTCGGCCACCCTCGTGGACCGGCTGACGCTGACCGACTCCCGGATCGCCGGGATGGTCCGCGCCATCCGCGTCATCACCGGCCTGCCCGACCCGGTCGGCCTCGGCGTCGGCCGCCAGGAACGCCCCAACGGCCTGGTCATCGAGCAGGTACGCGAACCCCTCGGCGTGGTCGCCGTCATCTACGAGGCCCGCCCCAACGTCACCGCCGACGTGGCCGCGCTCTGCCTGAAGTCCGGCAACGCGGCCGTGCTGCGCGGCTCTTCCATCGCCTACCACAGCAACGCCGCCATCATCGAGGTCCTCCGGGAGGCCCTGGCGGGAGTCGAGGGCATCCCGGACGACGCCGTCCAGCTCATCCACGACGTCTCCCGCGAGGCCGCGCTGGAACTGCTGCGCGCCAAGGGCTACATCGACCTGCTGGTGCCGCGCGGCGGCCCGGAGCTGATCCGCACGGTCGAGGAGAACGCCACCGTCCCCACCGTCATCGACGGCGACGGCAACTGCCACACCTACGTCGACGCCACCGCCGACCCCGAGATGGCCACCGCCATCGTGGTCAACGCCAAGACGTCCCGGCCCAGCGTGTGCAACGCCATGGAGACCCTGCTGGTCCACCGCGACCTCGCCGAGGAGTGGCTGCCGGGCGCGCTGGACGAGCTGAAGGGGCTCGGCGTCGAGGTGCGCGGCTGCGAGCGGGTGCGCGCGGTGTGGCCCGCGGCGGTCCCGGCCGAGGAGAAGGACTGGGGCACCGAGTACCTGGACCTGATCCTCGCCGTGAAGGTCGTGGACGACCTGGACGAGGCCATCGCCCACATCGGCAGGTGGGGCACGATGAACGCGGACGGCATCGTCGCCCAGGACATCGCCGTCGCCCAGCGCTTCACCCGCGCCGTCAGCACCGGCTCCGTCTTCGTCAACACCTCCACCCGGTACTCCGACGGCGGCGAGTTCGGCTACGGCGTCGAGATCGGCGTCTCCACGCAGAAGCTGCACAGCCGGGGCCCGATGGGCCTGGAGTCGCTGACCTCGGTGAAGAACGTGGTGTGGGGGAACGGGCAGGTCCGTGTCCTCTGA
- the proB gene encoding glutamate 5-kinase, whose amino-acid sequence MPAAEATASSCVVIKIGSSSLVEGAGVDAAKADVVAAMVRRLRDEGLTAVVVASGAIALGRSTLGEGPGEAGTRRQVMAALGQGPHFQAVGAAFARQGLTSAQFLLTPRDIWDPEHGVSVRAALLHTLAAGVVPVVNENDAIMVRNNDVLAALLAARLGARTLMLLTDVDGLYDRNPRLHPDARRIDVVDGITAGLEAAATGADSAHGTGGMAAKLGAARIATRSGVPTVIARFDGADAAVEACRGRPRGTLVRATRTADPLHALWSAFAQPPGGRLVCTPDGEAALAARGPLDRQGVAAADGDFPAGTVIDLVTAHGDLLARGRARAGAKEITRLPAGTPVLHPDEYVSLLEVEPCP is encoded by the coding sequence TTGCCCGCAGCAGAAGCCACGGCGTCGTCGTGCGTCGTCATCAAGATCGGCAGTTCCTCCCTGGTCGAGGGAGCGGGGGTCGACGCCGCCAAGGCGGACGTCGTCGCCGCCATGGTGCGGCGGCTGCGGGACGAGGGCCTGACGGCCGTCGTCGTCGCCTCCGGCGCCATCGCGCTCGGCCGGAGCACCCTGGGCGAGGGCCCCGGCGAGGCCGGGACGCGCAGGCAGGTCATGGCCGCCCTCGGCCAGGGCCCGCACTTCCAGGCGGTCGGTGCCGCCTTCGCCCGGCAGGGCCTGACCTCGGCCCAGTTCCTGCTCACCCCGCGCGACATCTGGGACCCCGAGCACGGCGTCTCCGTCCGCGCGGCCCTGCTGCACACCCTGGCGGCCGGGGTCGTCCCCGTCGTCAACGAGAACGACGCGATCATGGTGCGCAACAACGACGTGCTCGCCGCCCTGCTCGCCGCCCGCCTCGGCGCCCGCACCCTGATGCTGCTCACCGACGTGGACGGCCTCTACGACCGCAACCCCCGGCTGCACCCCGACGCCCGCCGCATCGACGTCGTGGACGGCATCACCGCCGGCCTGGAGGCGGCCGCCACCGGCGCGGACTCGGCGCACGGCACCGGAGGCATGGCGGCCAAGCTCGGCGCCGCCCGGATCGCCACCCGCAGCGGCGTCCCCACCGTCATCGCCCGCTTCGACGGCGCCGACGCGGCCGTCGAGGCATGCCGGGGCCGGCCGCGCGGAACCCTGGTGCGTGCCACCAGGACGGCCGACCCCCTGCACGCCCTGTGGTCCGCCTTCGCCCAGCCCCCCGGCGGCCGCCTGGTCTGCACCCCGGACGGCGAGGCGGCGCTCGCCGCGCGCGGACCGCTCGACCGGCAGGGCGTCGCCGCCGCCGACGGCGACTTCCCGGCCGGGACCGTCATCGACCTCGTCACGGCACACGGTGACCTCCTCGCCCGCGGCCGCGCCCGCGCGGGTGCCAAGGAGATCACCCGGCTCCCGGCCGGAACGCCGGTGCTGCATCCCGATGAATACGTCAGCCTGCTGGAGGTAGAACCGTGTCCGTGA
- a CDS encoding GH25 family lysozyme translates to MLHGIDVSAFQSSSYDTGGLSFAFIKATEGRSYVNSRLAAQTKTARDAGLVTGFYHFLWPGNLGDQAEYFLSHAPDRPGDILAVDWEVTGDGTHASNAEKDTFIRKLRALRPDNRVVLYTNRDYWLNIDTTSYAGDGLWIADYVSAGKPRIKAKWLFHQYTSEPHDKNVADFDSKADLKEWATGR, encoded by the coding sequence ATGCTCCATGGCATCGACGTCAGCGCGTTCCAGTCCTCGTCGTACGACACCGGCGGTCTCTCGTTCGCCTTCATCAAGGCGACGGAGGGCCGTTCGTACGTCAACTCCAGACTCGCGGCCCAGACGAAGACGGCGCGCGACGCTGGTCTGGTCACGGGCTTCTACCACTTCCTGTGGCCGGGCAACCTCGGCGATCAGGCCGAGTACTTCCTCAGCCACGCCCCGGACCGGCCGGGCGACATCCTGGCCGTCGACTGGGAGGTCACCGGTGACGGCACGCACGCGAGCAACGCGGAGAAGGACACCTTCATCCGCAAGCTGCGCGCGCTGCGGCCCGACAACCGGGTGGTGCTGTACACCAACCGGGACTACTGGCTGAACATCGACACCACGTCGTACGCGGGCGACGGCCTGTGGATCGCCGACTACGTGAGCGCGGGCAAGCCCCGGATCAAGGCGAAGTGGCTGTTCCACCAGTACACCTCGGAGCCGCACGACAAGAACGTGGCGGACTTCGACAGCAAGGCCGACCTCAAGGAGTGGGCGACCGGGAGGTGA
- a CDS encoding EF-hand domain-containing protein yields MADIEEARKQFQRIDADGDGFITAAEFKSALAQQGDFNVTETVAEAVIKTRDIDGDKVLSFDEFWAYLSK; encoded by the coding sequence GTGGCGGACATCGAAGAAGCACGCAAGCAGTTCCAGCGGATCGACGCGGACGGCGACGGGTTCATCACCGCGGCCGAGTTCAAGTCCGCGCTCGCCCAGCAGGGCGACTTCAACGTCACCGAGACGGTGGCCGAGGCCGTCATCAAGACCCGCGACATCGACGGCGACAAGGTGCTGTCGTTCGACGAGTTCTGGGCCTACCTGAGCAAGTGA
- a CDS encoding GNAT family N-acetyltransferase — protein METLTELLAGVARGLFPPPDGGVTILPQPSRRDAGVLAFTAHAVVVTDEDPAWIRASLAALDHDPLAAPLHPRFLTALMDRTGRTAETVDALLVGAPLPGRPAMELREIADTGHPRVVRATARRDAVRVWEADGGVLVLGRGLGGRLEVAVEVGEEARHRGLGRALATAARQLAGEPVWAQVAPGNARSVRAFLAAGYRAVGAEVLLSATGGSTGCSGSCS, from the coding sequence ATGGAGACCTTGACGGAACTGCTGGCCGGGGTGGCGCGAGGCCTGTTCCCGCCACCGGACGGCGGCGTGACGATCCTGCCCCAGCCCTCACGACGGGATGCCGGGGTACTGGCGTTCACCGCACACGCGGTCGTCGTCACCGACGAGGACCCGGCCTGGATACGCGCGTCTCTGGCCGCCCTGGACCACGATCCGCTCGCCGCCCCGCTGCACCCCCGCTTCCTCACGGCGCTCATGGACCGCACCGGACGCACGGCGGAGACCGTCGACGCCCTGCTGGTCGGCGCACCGCTGCCGGGGCGGCCCGCCATGGAGCTGCGGGAGATCGCGGACACGGGTCATCCACGGGTGGTCCGCGCGACGGCGCGGCGGGACGCGGTACGGGTGTGGGAGGCGGACGGCGGGGTGCTGGTCCTCGGACGCGGGCTGGGCGGGCGGCTGGAGGTGGCCGTCGAGGTGGGCGAGGAGGCCCGGCACCGGGGGCTGGGGCGGGCGCTGGCCACAGCCGCCCGGCAGTTGGCGGGCGAGCCGGTGTGGGCTCAGGTGGCACCGGGGAACGCCCGCAGCGTGCGGGCGTTCCTGGCGGCGGGCTACCGGGCCGTCGGTGCCGAGGTGCTGCTCAGTGCCACGGGCGGTAGTACGGGTTGCTCTGGCAGTTGCTCATGA
- a CDS encoding ADP-ribosyltransferase: protein MIAIRLRRSITAAALSVGAVLATAAASPATAPATAPAGLKARAAAPACPQFQDKVHAAADRRVDVDRITPDPVWRSGCGTLYRSDSRGPAIVFEEGFLPRDVVNGQYDVEQYVLVNQPSPYVSTTYDHDLYKTWYKSGYNYYIDAPGGVDVNKTIGDTHKWADQVEVAFPGGIQRQYVIGVCPVDKATKTEIMSNCQSNPYYRPWH from the coding sequence ATGATCGCAATTCGTCTGCGGCGGAGCATCACCGCCGCCGCCCTCTCCGTCGGCGCCGTCCTCGCCACCGCCGCGGCCTCGCCCGCCACGGCGCCCGCCACCGCCCCGGCCGGCCTGAAGGCGCGCGCCGCCGCGCCCGCCTGTCCGCAGTTCCAGGACAAGGTCCACGCCGCCGCCGACCGCCGGGTCGACGTCGACCGGATCACCCCGGACCCGGTGTGGCGCTCCGGCTGCGGCACGCTGTACCGCAGCGACAGCCGCGGCCCGGCCATCGTCTTCGAAGAGGGCTTCCTGCCCAGGGACGTGGTGAACGGCCAGTACGACGTCGAGCAGTACGTCCTGGTCAACCAGCCCTCGCCGTACGTCTCCACCACCTACGACCACGACCTGTACAAGACCTGGTACAAGTCGGGCTACAACTACTACATCGACGCCCCCGGCGGCGTGGACGTCAACAAGACCATCGGTGACACCCACAAGTGGGCCGACCAGGTCGAGGTCGCCTTCCCCGGCGGCATCCAGCGCCAGTACGTCATCGGCGTCTGCCCGGTCGACAAGGCCACCAAGACCGAGATCATGAGCAACTGCCAGAGCAACCCGTACTACCGCCCGTGGCACTGA